One window of the Pempheris klunzingeri isolate RE-2024b chromosome 10, fPemKlu1.hap1, whole genome shotgun sequence genome contains the following:
- the LOC139208205 gene encoding granzyme B-like, translating into MIHACCVVFLFQLLPITGASESGIVGGKVAKPHSRPYMASLQFGGYHSCGGVLIRQDFVVTAAHCKYPQPMTVVLGAHDIRKKEKSQQWIQVAEYFPHPKYTGQFDYDIMLLQLKQNATLNGYVKAIGLPKKDGKIPANTTCAVAGWGKTGAEMPSSNVLRETMVTMQFGFECKNIWKNYFQTDHMVCTKFDRKKGGVCEGDSGGPLVCNSKLQGITAFTLKGDCNNPKYPNVFTKVPFFLPWIKKVMQGSGNVE; encoded by the exons GGGCTTCTGAGAGTGGCATAGTGGGTGGTAAGGTTGCAAAGCCTCATTCCAGACCCTACATGGCATCGCTCCAGTTTGGTGGATACCATTCATGTGGCGGGGTTCTTATTCGACAGGACTTCGttgtcacagcagcacactgcaAATA CCCTCAGCCCATGACGGTGGTACTTGGGGCACATGACATAcgcaagaaagagaaaagtcaGCAATGGATCCAAGTGGCTGAGTACTTTCCACATCCGAAATACACCGGGCAATTTGATTATGACATTATGTTACTTCAG TTAAAACAAAATGCCACACTGAATGGGTATGTGAAGGCCATTGGACTACCTAAGAAAGATGGCAAAATCCCAGCCAACACTACCTGCGCTGTTGCTGGCTGGGGCAAAACTGGAGCCGAGATGCCTTCCTCAAATGTACTGAGGGAGACCATGGTGACGATGCAATTCGGCTTTGAATGCAAAAATATCTGGAAGAATTACTTTCAGACTGATCACATGGTGTGCACCAAATTTGACAGAAAGAAGGGAGGGGTTTGTGAG GGTGACTCCGGTGGACCACTTGTCTGCAACAGCAAGCTTCAGGGTATCACAGCTTTCACCTTAAAAGGTGATTGTAATAATCCCAAGTATCCAAATGTCTTCACTAAAGTCCCCTTCTTTCTCCCCTGGATTAAGAAAGTGATGCAGGGGTCGGGGAATGTTGAATGA